The genome window TGGGTAATCCTGTTGCGACGTTGCCCTGCCCGGTTCTAATCATAGAATTGAGAGGTCCAAATTTGCTGATGGATGCTTTCGATACATACCACGTAAGATTTGGTGCTCCGAAATCAGCGCGGGATTTGGCAATAACGGCTTGCAGTTTGGTTTGATAATCTGCGGAACTGGTTGCTTTGTAACTGGCATTGATCGACAAATCCGCGTCAGCTTCTCCCTGGTGCCAGAGCACTGCCCGTACGCCAAACAAAGACCCATAATAATTCAGGGCATTTTTTAACGTTGTGTAAGGCTGGCCGTAATAATCGGAAGGAATCATTGAACCTTGCTTATGTCCCACACATATCTGTACTCCCGTGTAGGGGTGCTTGGCTTCAACACCCGCACTGCCCTGTTTCCACTGTGTGATGGTAGTTCCTCCCGAGGCCGCATTGAAGAATGCAACGGGCATTCCGCCATTTACATCAGAGATAAGCTTGCCTAGCGTAGCATAAGCCCAAACGCTATTTCCCGATGGACCTAATCGTCCATATTGTTTGGCTTGATCGCTGGTATTCAATGAAAACATGCTTGTAAAAGATGCAGGAAAGTTTTTTGTGCAAGTTTTATCCTCGAAGGTGCCAACCACCCACTCCGGAATATTTGTATTTGATGGAAGTGCATCTTTGTCGTTTCCTGTTCCTTGCGCATTGGACTGGCCAGCAATGATAAATACATCGCCAATCCCAAATTTGGCCGAAGCATACACGACACCATTCAAAAGAATTTCAGTTAAATACCAACCCTTATCGACGACGAGTGTAGTGTAAAACATGCCGTTTGTTGCCAAACTTAGGTTGGTAGAGGGCCCGGCCGCCCCAAGAATTCCTGTTGCACTTACCGTTCGAATCCTATAACTCAGCGAAACTGCAAGGTTATTGGAAATAAGTTGACCTGAAACTGTTGCCGTTGCCTTGTTTTGTATGTTGCGCTGAAGCACAGAATTGTTGATCGGATATGACAGCGATACGGTTTGCGCGCAGCAAATTTGGGATATTAAGTAAGTGCATAAAAATATGCATTTCGAAAAAATGTTCATGGTCAGGAATTATGATAGATGATACCAATAAATTTTATCTTTTAACGTCGACCGACATTGCAAAATTCGACATGTTGATAAGTGGAATTTTAGCACCGTAATGTTGATTAACAGCTTTGATGACCTCATTTGCAATGATCGCTTGCCCAAGTGGGCTCGGGTAAATTCCGTCAGAGGAGAAAAAATTTCCGGAAGGTGAACCGTCGATTAATACACCGTCATCCGTCTTAAAGCCGCCCTTATGAATGCGTTGATAGAGGTCGAAAAGATCGACTAAAGCCAAATCTCTTTTTGCTGCATACTCTCTGATTTTTTGATTGTAGTAGAGCTCTGGGTCAGCCATATATAACTCATCGAAATCGAGAACTTCTTTGTCTTCAAGATTCGCCCTAAAAGTCTCATCATCTTTAAAATTTTCAAAAAGAGTATGAAGTTTTGCTGTTGGAATTAGGGAAAACGGCTTTGCGCTATCTACCAACCCGTCACCCACATTATTTTTATTAAAGGTGATATAAATGTTTGATGTTCTCTTTTTCAGGTCCTCGGTCGAATACCATTTCATATAAGCGAGATCCTGAAAACGAGGAATAGTGAAAATAACACCTTTCTGACCCTTGTTTAATACGTTGTTAATTGCTGAGTCAGTAATCCTTCCAGTATTCATAATCGATCCATTGAAGCAGTATTCCCATAGGCCGACCCGGCTTACAGTTTGTATTCCGTACATCCATCGATCAAAAAATTCCTCAATGATCACGAAATTATAGGGTATTTCAGATTTGATTTCGTTAAATGCTTCTGACAGATATGGGCGCCTATAATGATTGAATCGCGAAAGAAAAAGTTTATTTAAGTCACAGTTTACGCAATCATTGCCCATCATAAACCTTTCTGCGCTACCGTCTGGCAATGCAAAGTTGGAAATCTTCCCCTTATATTCCGGCATTGTCGGTAGGCCGCCAGCTGAGACAGAAATGGTATTATTCACAACCCGGTCCCATTGCGGATATCCACTATCCGTATTACGGTATACGTAATAGCCCGTTCCATTATAATGCTCTTTTTCAAACAGGGGCATAGCAAAATTTTTGATACCCATTTGATGAGCGAGCAAATTTGTGTAATTGGTTTGCTGGCTCTCGCGCGTAATGCCGCCATTCATGACTCCGGCAGTTAACCCACCGCCAAATGCGACCATTTCCATTTCTTGTCCCGGTTTTAGGATCCGGCCGAAATCAGCAAGCGGAAGTTCCGATGATAGCCATTCTTCAATTTTGAGTGTTGGGTTGCGTTCAATATTGTCATAAATCATCTCGGGGAACCGGCCCATGGGGTGAATGCGCATGAATGGCCCGCGCGTTTTGGCGGAATCTTCTGCCGTGGGAATGTAAACCGGTACTTTTGGCTTCGGATCAGGCCAGCGGGGTGAGTGCTGATTACATGCAACAAGGGCAATGAGAAATAGCAACTTCTTCATGGATTTTTTGTTTAGATAAAATATGAGAACATGAAAATTATAGTCAGGTATCGTTAGTAAGTGAACTAATGCTACGAGGTTACACTTTGTGAGAATTCGTGGTCAGAAGACAGATGTCTGCTTGTGTATCATTGAAAATTCTTGTCTGGCCCCACGGACTTAGCAAACCCTTTAAGGTCTATCAAAGGGATTTTTGCCCCGTAATAATTATTGATCGCCTTGATTACCTCATTTGCAATGATGGCCTGTCCAAGTGGGTTAGGATAGATCCCGTCCGAAGAAAAGAAATTGCCGTGAGCAGTGCCATCTATTGCGATTCCGTCATCCGTTTTATAGCCGCCTTGATAAATGCGCTGGTAGAGATCAAAAAGATCGACGACGGCCAGATCTTTTTCTGCAGCGTAGTCTCTGATCTTTTGATTGTAGTATAGTCGTGGATCGGACTCGTAGGTCTCTCCTGCGTCAATTACCTCGACATCAGGAAAATTAGCGACTAAAAAGCCATTTTGAGATCTTTTACAAATGGCATCCAACTTGGCAGTCGGAATCAATGAAAATGGTTTCAAAGGATTTATTGCACCATCTCCAACATGGTTTTTATCAAAACTGATAGACACATTTTTAAATTTCCCCATCGGATACCAATTCATGTACGGTAAATGCTGGTATCGCGGGATGGTAAAAATCACACCCTTCTTACCGTGAAAATTATAATTGATGGCATAATCCACAATCCTGCCTGTATTCATTATGGAGCCGTTGAATGGATAACTGAAAAGATCGATCCGGGGTGTATTTTGGATTCCATACATCCAACTGTCGAAGAACTCATCGACGATTACGAAATTGTAGGGTATTTCGGCTGGAATGTGCCCGTCAAATCTGGTTACCAGAAATTTAGTCAAGTCGCAATTCTCACAGCCCCAGCCTGGAACAAACCATTCCGTGCCGCCTTCAAATAATCCGTAATTCGAAATCTTACCCGGATAACGGGGCATGGTGGGCGGGCTGCCCGGAGCAACCGAAATTGTATTATTCACAACCCGGTCCCATTGCGGGTATTCGCTTTCCGTATTACGGTATACGCAATAACCTGTTCCATTATAATTTTCTTTTTCAAACAGCGGCATCGCAAAGTTTTTGATGCCCATTTGATGAGCGAGCAAATTTGTGTAATTGGTTTGCTGGCTTTCCCGGGTAATGCCGCCATTCATAACTCCGGCAGTCAGACCGCCTCCGAACGCAATCATCTCCATCTCCTGTCCCGGTTTGAGCATCCGGCCAAAATCGGCAAGAGGAAGTTCCGATGATAGCCATTCTTCAATTTTGAGTGTTGGGTTGCGTTCAATATTGTCATAAATCATTTCGGGAAAACGGCCCATGGGGTGAATGCGCATGAATGGCCCTCGCGTTTTGGCGGAATCTTCTGCCGTGGGAATGTAAACCGGCACTTTTGGCTTCGGATCAGGCCAGCGGGGTGAGTGCTGATTACATGCGGCGAGGGCGATTAATAGGAACAACTTCTTCATTCGCAATTTGTTTTTAAATGGGACATGTAACAGAAACTGATCACTGAAAAACCTCAGATTAGACAATTGGGGTTATAACAAGTGATTATGCCTGCTGCTTTGAATGGCAGATTCCAGAAAATGAAGTTGAGTCGGATGCTTGTAGTATTATCTAACGATTGTAGTACTATCTGTTAATTGTGCTCAATGATAGTGCATATCATTATAACGAAGCGACGAAAATATAGGATAATGTTCCTGCGGTCCGTGCTGGTTATTTAACGGAAAATGAATTCCGAATGCAGCGGAAAATTGAGTAAATGTCGAATGCCGGAAGGCGGCTAAGAAGGAGATTGAGCAAGCCCTGCAGGCTTCCCCGAATTTATGATAATGTAAGACTAAACTTAAAAAGAGCTTATTTTGAGATGATTTTACCGTTGATTTAGTCTGATCGATAATTAATTACGTATCCAATGCCGACAATACATGCGGACAGACCAACAAGTATTCCAGAAAATGATCTTTCCTGCCAGTTATTCTACACTATGTCCGTCTGCATTAGCGGAGTTTGTGGCAGAGTCTTATAGATTAGACAATGTTGATTGCTCGCTTTTAGTCCGGGGTGTAGGCGATACGTACCTGATCAATTCGCTCCAAGGGCGCTTCATCCTTCGTCTTTATCGTTCGTCTCATCGGAGCTTCTCTAATGTTCAAGCGGAAGTAGGGCTGCTTTTTACTCTAAAGCACGCAGCAGTGCCCGTTTCATATCCTATCATTGACCGTCATGGCGAAGCTATACAGACCATTAACGCGATTGAAGGGCAAAGATGTGCAGTACTTTTCAGTTACGCGCCTGGTCAGGCAGAAAGAACATTGAATGAACGGCAGCTGTACATTTTTGGTCAGCAAATGGCGCGCTTCCATAAGGTTTCGTCGGCGCTGACATTAACAGGAGACAGATGGACTTTTGATAACAATACGACGCTTTTTGATCCGTTGGTCAAGCTAAAAGCAGCATTTGAGAATGACCAGGAAAGTTACACCTGGCTACAAAATGCAGCGCGTCGCGTTGCCAGCCATTTGGCTTCCATTGACACCTCAAAATTTACAAGCGGATATTGTCATTTCGACTTCCTTCCCAAAAACATGCACCTTGTAGGAGATTCAATAACATTTTTTGATTTTGACTTTATGGGGCGCGGTTGGTTGATGTATGACATCGCATCATTCTGGCAACACATGGCTATCGAAGTTTATGCAGGCCGTATGACGCAGCAGGCTTTTGATAACAACTATACTATTTTCCTTTCCGGATACCAGTCACATCGGGCAATTAGTGTGCAAGAGCTGGCGGCAGTCCCATATCTCTCGCTTGGATTTTGGTTGTTTTATATGGGCTTTCATACAACCCATGATCAGTTTTACAGCTTTATACAGCCTGCGCAATTGAACGTTTATGTCACATTTTTGAAACACCTAGAGACGAAATTTTGGTTCTAAAAACAACATTGTCTGTTCAGCATTTACAAAAAGGCATTTTGATGCCCAGGAAAGTTTTATTTCGGCGTCTTGCATGCCACTTCCCTCAAAAGCTATTGCAACTTTTATTGCAACCAAAAGAAAAAGGACTTAGCTTTTTTAGCTAAGTCCTTGATTTTCAAGTGGGCCCACCTGGAATCGAACCAGGCACCTACTGATTATGAGTCAGCGAAAAGTGGTAAATGGCGGTAAATGCCTATAAGTAAAAGCGCCCATACGAGCTAATTTCGATGTTTTTTATTTCTTAGTTTACTACTGTTTACCTATATTTATTGAAAATGTTTGCAAATTGTTTGCAAATTTTTGACATTAAAATCTTGCAGTATGGTAGCATCAGCCCCAAAATTGGCACTCATCCTGGATAAAAGGTTTGCAAAAAAAGAAGGATTGTATCCGGTAAAACTTCGAATCACGTACCGCCGTGAATCCAAGTACTACCCAACAGGTCAGGATATGACTGAGGAAGATTTTGTAAGGCAGCGTGATTGTGAGCTTCTGCGAGCAAAAAAATACATTGGGACAAAGGAGTACGCGCAGCTTCTAGCAGTCAGCAATGGTCTGAACAAGCACGTCAATGACGCCAATCAAATCATCTCCCAAATGAAGGTTTTTACCTTCGATTTTTTTGAGGACCGGGCTGCCCACCGGCCTTCTACTGATTCGGACGATGTTTTTGAAGCGATCGAAGAAAAGATCGCTTCGTTGAAATCCGAAGACAGAATAGGGACGGCGATCACCTACGAAAATGCCCTCACTAGTTTTAAGAAGT of Dyadobacter chenhuakuii contains these proteins:
- a CDS encoding sialate O-acetylesterase — encoded protein: MFYTTLVVDKGWYLTEILLNGVVYASAKFGIGDVFIIAGQSNAQGTGNDKDALPSNTNIPEWVVGTFEDKTCTKNFPASFTSMFSLNTSDQAKQYGRLGPSGNSVWAYATLGKLISDVNGGMPVAFFNAASGGTTITQWKQGSAGVEAKHPYTGVQICVGHKQGSMIPSDYYGQPYTTLKNALNYYGSLFGVRAVLWHQGEADADLSINASYKATSSADYQTKLQAVIAKSRADFGAPNLTWYVSKASISKFGPLNSMIRTGQGNVATGLPNLNGSETDYVSGSSGTTTASDGGDEYRSDSTHFYEGAGSIKGLTWLANKWFSTIGALVNPVAPGWVPQLTYSKNADWRTLTAQGGAVQYMWSKVGINGPAVPGGNASVYTTDEKYLGIRCYMKDANGNWHASSAINVGKYDNQRVAAYVEEKTTESEEPGFDLNTYPNPFTAHFTIAFEVPENNSQVRLEIVNMQGEIVKTVVDNPHAKGKWQYEVQNLPDQSTEILFCRLKINEHSTIKKLLQLTK
- a CDS encoding SGNH/GDSL hydrolase family protein, producing MKKLFLLIALAACNQHSPRWPDPKPKVPVYIPTAEDSAKTRGPFMRIHPMGRFPEMIYDNIERNPTLKIEEWLSSELPLADFGRMLKPGQEMEMIAFGGGLTAGVMNGGITRESQQTNYTNLLAHQMGIKNFAMPLFEKENYNGTGYCVYRNTESEYPQWDRVVNNTISVAPGSPPTMPRYPGKISNYGLFEGGTEWFVPGWGCENCDLTKFLVTRFDGHIPAEIPYNFVIVDEFFDSWMYGIQNTPRIDLFSYPFNGSIMNTGRIVDYAINYNFHGKKGVIFTIPRYQHLPYMNWYPMGKFKNVSISFDKNHVGDGAINPLKPFSLIPTAKLDAICKRSQNGFLVANFPDVEVIDAGETYESDPRLYYNQKIRDYAAEKDLAVVDLFDLYQRIYQGGYKTDDGIAIDGTAHGNFFSSDGIYPNPLGQAIIANEVIKAINNYYGAKIPLIDLKGFAKSVGPDKNFQ
- a CDS encoding phosphotransferase enzyme family protein, giving the protein MIFPASYSTLCPSALAEFVAESYRLDNVDCSLLVRGVGDTYLINSLQGRFILRLYRSSHRSFSNVQAEVGLLFTLKHAAVPVSYPIIDRHGEAIQTINAIEGQRCAVLFSYAPGQAERTLNERQLYIFGQQMARFHKVSSALTLTGDRWTFDNNTTLFDPLVKLKAAFENDQESYTWLQNAARRVASHLASIDTSKFTSGYCHFDFLPKNMHLVGDSITFFDFDFMGRGWLMYDIASFWQHMAIEVYAGRMTQQAFDNNYTIFLSGYQSHRAISVQELAAVPYLSLGFWLFYMGFHTTHDQFYSFIQPAQLNVYVTFLKHLETKFWF